Proteins encoded together in one Flavobacteriales bacterium window:
- a CDS encoding MBOAT family protein, whose protein sequence is MVFSSPVFLFLFLPLTLLAVWLFGRRGQNTVLLLASLLFYAWGEGAYVLLMLATVLVNHLCGLAIHRGVRPRLWVGVAVALNLATLIAFKYANFLVDSFNAVTGSFGLAPVELAPVHLPIGISFFIFQGMSYAIDVYRGTAEVQQRPGPLALYISLFPQLIAGPIVRYQDVARQIDDRSTDLAGFASGVRRFIVGLAKKVLIADHCARIADGVFALPSDDLPLPTAWLGAVAYAVQIYFDFSGYTDMAIGLGRMLGFRFLENFDRPYIARSVREFWRRWHISLSTWFRDYLYIPLGGSRLSAGRTYLNLFIVFLLTGLWHGASWNFVVWGLVHGLFLVIERAGLGRLLDRAPRLVGHLYTLVVVLMAWVFFRITDLTEAWHYILAMVGVNPGDAVLNPPALFVTHSTLVALGIGVLGALNVHALVGRWTGLRRTEPHLPGGVRGALEVAGLLLLFVGVAMAVASTTYSPFIYFRF, encoded by the coding sequence ATGGTCTTCAGTTCGCCGGTCTTCCTCTTCCTCTTCCTCCCGCTGACGCTCCTGGCCGTGTGGCTCTTCGGCCGCCGCGGGCAGAACACGGTGCTGCTGCTGGCCAGCCTGCTGTTCTATGCGTGGGGTGAAGGCGCCTACGTGCTGTTGATGCTGGCCACCGTGCTGGTGAACCACCTGTGCGGCCTGGCGATCCACCGCGGCGTGCGGCCCCGCCTGTGGGTGGGTGTGGCCGTGGCCCTCAACCTGGCCACGCTCATCGCCTTCAAATACGCCAACTTCCTGGTCGACAGCTTCAACGCCGTGACCGGCTCCTTCGGCCTGGCCCCGGTGGAGCTGGCGCCGGTGCACCTGCCCATCGGCATCTCCTTCTTCATCTTCCAGGGCATGAGCTATGCGATCGACGTGTACCGGGGCACCGCCGAGGTGCAGCAGCGCCCCGGGCCGCTCGCGCTATACATCAGCCTCTTCCCGCAGCTCATCGCCGGCCCCATCGTGCGCTACCAGGATGTGGCGCGGCAGATCGACGACCGCAGCACCGACCTGGCCGGCTTCGCCAGCGGCGTGCGCCGCTTCATCGTGGGCCTGGCCAAGAAGGTGCTCATCGCCGACCACTGCGCCCGCATCGCCGACGGTGTCTTCGCCCTCCCGTCCGATGACCTGCCCCTGCCCACGGCCTGGCTGGGCGCGGTGGCCTACGCCGTGCAGATCTACTTCGACTTCAGCGGCTACACCGACATGGCCATCGGCCTGGGTCGCATGCTGGGCTTCCGGTTTTTGGAGAACTTCGACCGGCCCTACATCGCGCGCTCGGTGCGCGAGTTCTGGCGGCGCTGGCACATCAGCCTCAGCACCTGGTTCCGCGACTACCTCTACATCCCCCTTGGCGGAAGCCGGCTCAGCGCTGGACGCACCTACCTCAACCTCTTCATCGTCTTCCTGCTCACCGGCCTGTGGCACGGCGCCAGCTGGAACTTCGTGGTGTGGGGCCTGGTGCACGGGCTCTTCCTGGTGATCGAGCGCGCCGGGCTCGGCCGCCTGCTCGACCGCGCGCCGCGCCTCGTGGGCCATCTCTACACCCTCGTGGTGGTGCTGATGGCCTGGGTCTTCTTCCGCATCACCGACCTCACCGAGGCGTGGCACTACATCCTGGCCATGGTGGGCGTGAACCCCGGCGATGCCGTGCTGAACCCGCCCGCCCTCTTCGTCACCCACAGCACCCTGGTGGCCCTGGGGATCGGCGTGCTCGGCGCCCTCAACGTCCACGCGCTGGTGGGTCGCTGGACCGGCCTGCGCCGCACCGAGCCCCACCTGCCCGGTGGCGTGCGCGGCGCCCTGGAAGTGGCGGGCCTGCTGCTGCTCTTCGTGGGCGTGGCCATGGCCGTGGCCAGCACCACCTACAGTCCCTTCATCTACTTCCGCTTCTGA
- a CDS encoding deoxyhypusine synthase family protein, which yields MSARPISAFLEKHFLHFNAAALVDAAKGYKAHKAAGRKMLVSLAGAMSTGELGKILAEMIRRGQVDIISCTGANLEEDVMNLVAHDHYERIPHYRDLTPQQERDLLDRGMNRVTDTCIPEHEAFRRLEKHVLDLWTADDKSRHRRFPHEYFYAMINSGVLQQYYQIDPKDSWMVAAAERNLPIICPGWEDSTLGNIFAGHCITGDCKPSMMKSGIEYMMWLADWYTREAGRDGIGFFQIGGGIAGDFPICVVPMLHQDLQREEVPFWSYFCQISDSTTSYGSYSGAVPNEKITWGKLDIDTPKFIIESDATIVAPLIFAYILDM from the coding sequence ATGAGCGCACGCCCCATCTCCGCCTTCCTGGAGAAGCACTTCCTGCACTTCAATGCCGCCGCCCTGGTCGATGCCGCCAAAGGCTACAAGGCCCACAAGGCCGCCGGCCGCAAGATGCTCGTGTCCCTGGCCGGCGCCATGAGCACCGGCGAGCTCGGCAAGATCCTCGCCGAGATGATCCGCCGCGGGCAGGTGGACATCATCAGCTGCACCGGCGCCAACCTCGAGGAGGACGTGATGAACCTGGTGGCCCACGACCACTACGAGCGCATCCCCCACTACCGCGACCTCACCCCGCAGCAGGAGCGCGACCTCCTCGACCGCGGCATGAACCGGGTGACCGACACCTGCATCCCCGAGCACGAGGCCTTCCGTCGCTTGGAGAAGCACGTGCTCGACCTCTGGACCGCCGACGACAAGAGCCGCCACCGCCGCTTCCCGCACGAGTATTTCTACGCCATGATCAACTCCGGCGTGCTCCAGCAGTACTACCAGATCGACCCGAAGGACAGCTGGATGGTGGCCGCCGCGGAGCGCAACCTGCCCATCATCTGCCCGGGCTGGGAGGACAGCACCCTCGGCAACATCTTCGCCGGTCATTGCATCACGGGCGATTGCAAGCCCTCCATGATGAAGAGCGGCATCGAGTACATGATGTGGCTGGCCGACTGGTACACCCGCGAGGCCGGCCGCGACGGCATCGGCTTCTTCCAGATCGGCGGCGGCATCGCCGGCGACTTCCCCATCTGCGTGGTGCCCATGCTGCACCAGGACCTGCAGCGCGAGGAGGTGCCCTTCTGGAGCTACTTCTGCCAGATCAGCGACAGCACCACCAGCTACGGCAGCTACAGCGGCGCCGTGCCCAACGAGAAGATCACGTGGGGCAAGCTCGACATCGACACCCCCAAGTTCATCATCGAAAGCGATGCTACTATTGTGGCCCCGCTGATCTTCGCCTACATCCTGGACATGTGA
- a CDS encoding PorP/SprF family type IX secretion system membrane protein — protein MRRILLPALATLLLAWSDGAHAQDIHFTQFFHTPLATSPGLIGAFDGDHRVHAIFRQQWRAVTRPYRIFGLGYDAANAFGKRGLGVGLWLFNDNAGDSRLNTFQLGVGPSWTLAPGSGRHAVTAGMQLGFTALSLNDDQLSFDAQYNGFYHDPSLATNEDFQRASLVHPDLHAGVAYRFRPAHRQLIQAGLGVFNLTRPRIGFLGSPPEPLDLRTTFHVIGQLPLSTSFDLLPNMQYMAQGRFRELLLGVMLRYILVDRFGTLRALRMGGSYRAADAGTIYAGLEYDDWTAGLSYDINTSDLVPASRNRGGFEVTVTRVFRRRPSVPARFKACPHQL, from the coding sequence ATGCGCCGCATTCTCCTTCCGGCCCTCGCCACCCTGCTGCTCGCGTGGTCCGATGGTGCGCACGCGCAGGACATCCATTTCACGCAGTTCTTTCATACGCCGCTGGCCACAAGCCCGGGGCTGATCGGAGCCTTCGACGGCGACCATCGGGTGCACGCCATCTTCCGGCAGCAATGGCGTGCGGTCACCCGTCCCTACCGCATCTTCGGCCTCGGCTATGACGCGGCCAACGCCTTCGGCAAGCGGGGCCTCGGTGTGGGGCTCTGGCTCTTCAACGACAACGCGGGCGACTCGCGGCTGAACACCTTCCAGCTGGGCGTGGGCCCCAGCTGGACGCTGGCCCCGGGCAGCGGGCGGCATGCCGTCACCGCCGGCATGCAGCTGGGTTTCACCGCGCTGAGCCTGAACGACGACCAGCTGAGCTTCGACGCCCAGTACAACGGGTTCTACCACGACCCCAGCCTGGCCACGAACGAGGACTTCCAACGCGCCTCGCTCGTGCATCCCGACCTGCATGCCGGTGTGGCCTACCGCTTCCGTCCCGCGCACCGCCAGTTGATCCAGGCAGGCCTGGGCGTGTTCAACCTCACGCGCCCGCGCATCGGCTTCCTGGGCAGCCCGCCCGAACCGCTGGACCTGCGCACCACGTTCCATGTCATCGGCCAGCTGCCCTTGAGCACCAGCTTCGACCTGCTGCCGAACATGCAATACATGGCCCAGGGGAGGTTCCGGGAGCTGCTGCTCGGCGTGATGCTGCGCTACATCCTGGTGGACCGTTTCGGCACCCTGCGCGCCCTGCGGATGGGCGGCAGCTACCGCGCGGCCGATGCTGGAACGATCTACGCCGGACTGGAGTACGACGACTGGACCGCCGGGCTCAGTTACGACATCAACACCAGCGACCTGGTGCCCGCCAGCCGCAACCGGGGCGGTTTTGAAGTAACGGTGACCCGCGTGTTCCGCCGCCGGCCGTCGGTACCGGCCCGGTTCAAAGCCTGTCCGCATCAGCTATGA
- the corA gene encoding magnesium/cobalt transporter CorA gives MKRVHSRAGKVGLPPGSLVQVAGDAVERGTLRAFVYDADTYTETKAPDLMALQLPPPQGMVCWVDVDSLHDGQVVTAIGERFGLHPLLLEDVLNTDQRPKLEEYQDDLFVVVKMLAMDEDTGSIDVEQVSLVLGRGHVISFQERPGDVLDPIRERIRHRLGRVRKSGADYLLYALLDVIVDNYFLVVEELGRRIERLERKVTVRPGNEDLLSLQELRGLLITVTRYVTPARELAGRLNTLQSPLIDKNTRRYINDLQDHTVYIAETIATFRDMLANLENTYHAGVNLRMGQVIKLLTIISTIFIPLTFIVGVYGMNFDHMPELRWRHGYFLVMGLMAVIAGGMLVWFRRKRWL, from the coding sequence ATGAAGCGGGTGCATAGCCGCGCCGGAAAGGTGGGCCTGCCACCGGGATCCCTGGTGCAGGTGGCCGGCGATGCCGTGGAACGGGGCACCCTCCGTGCCTTCGTCTATGATGCGGACACCTACACCGAAACGAAGGCGCCGGACCTCATGGCACTGCAGCTACCTCCGCCGCAGGGCATGGTGTGCTGGGTGGACGTGGACAGCCTGCACGACGGACAGGTGGTGACCGCCATCGGCGAGCGCTTTGGTCTGCACCCGCTGTTGCTGGAGGACGTCCTCAACACCGACCAACGGCCCAAGCTCGAGGAGTACCAGGACGATCTGTTCGTGGTGGTGAAGATGCTCGCCATGGACGAGGACACCGGGTCCATCGATGTGGAGCAGGTGAGCCTGGTGCTCGGACGCGGGCATGTGATCAGCTTCCAGGAGCGGCCCGGCGATGTGCTGGACCCCATCCGTGAGCGGATCCGCCACAGGCTCGGCCGCGTACGCAAGAGCGGCGCCGACTACCTCCTGTACGCGCTGCTCGACGTGATCGTGGACAACTACTTCCTGGTGGTGGAAGAGCTCGGCCGACGCATCGAGCGCCTGGAGCGCAAGGTGACGGTGCGCCCGGGCAACGAGGATCTGTTGAGCCTCCAGGAACTGCGCGGATTGCTGATCACCGTGACGCGCTACGTGACCCCCGCCCGCGAACTGGCCGGCCGCCTCAACACCCTGCAGAGCCCGCTGATCGACAAGAACACCCGGCGCTACATCAACGACCTGCAGGACCACACGGTGTACATCGCCGAGACCATCGCCACCTTCCGCGACATGCTCGCGAACCTGGAGAACACGTACCACGCCGGGGTGAACCTGCGCATGGGCCAGGTGATCAAGCTGCTCACCATCATCAGCACCATCTTCATCCCCCTCACCTTCATCGTGGGGGTGTACGGCATGAACTTCGACCACATGCCCGAACTGCGCTGGCGGCACGGCTACTTCCTGGTGATGGGCCTGATGGCCGTGATCGCCGGCGGCATGTTGGTGTGGTTCCGGCGGAAGCGGTGGCTGTGA
- a CDS encoding mechanosensitive ion channel family protein has product MDPALDRLLDKLGFNLLLLAKVALIVALAFILERIIRILLKRGYLRSDQGNEDRTRYRFLRNATRFIVGLVAAGAIIYTIPSFRHVAVTLFAGAGILVAIIGLAAQGAFSNIISGVFIVSFKPFRVGDSLQVAGHMGVVEDITLRHTVIVTGENRRVIIPNSKISDETIVNSTVVDQAICQYVEVSVGYGTDARRAMQVLQEVCLAHKDRLDKRTPEEKAKNEPIVAVRLIALGESGLLLRAYVWAKDALTARMMHFDLNLAIKERFDREGVEIPYPHRTVVHKYEGGAPPGHGHEAGA; this is encoded by the coding sequence ATGGACCCCGCCCTCGACCGTCTGCTCGACAAGCTCGGCTTCAACCTGCTGCTGCTCGCGAAGGTCGCCCTCATCGTGGCGCTGGCCTTCATCCTGGAACGGATCATCCGCATCCTGCTGAAGCGCGGCTACCTGCGCAGCGACCAGGGCAACGAGGACCGTACGCGCTACCGGTTCCTCCGGAACGCCACGCGGTTCATCGTGGGCCTGGTGGCCGCAGGCGCCATCATTTACACCATCCCCAGCTTCCGCCATGTGGCCGTCACGCTCTTCGCCGGTGCCGGCATCCTGGTGGCCATCATCGGCCTGGCCGCGCAGGGCGCCTTCAGCAACATCATCAGCGGGGTCTTCATCGTCAGCTTCAAACCCTTCCGCGTGGGCGACTCGCTGCAGGTGGCCGGGCACATGGGCGTGGTGGAGGACATCACCCTCCGGCACACGGTGATCGTGACCGGCGAGAACCGGCGTGTGATCATCCCCAACTCCAAGATCAGCGATGAGACGATCGTGAACAGCACCGTGGTGGACCAGGCCATCTGCCAGTATGTGGAGGTGAGCGTGGGCTACGGGACCGATGCAAGGCGCGCGATGCAGGTGCTGCAGGAAGTGTGCCTGGCCCACAAGGACCGGCTGGACAAACGCACCCCCGAAGAGAAGGCCAAGAACGAGCCCATCGTGGCGGTGCGCCTCATCGCCCTCGGCGAATCGGGGCTGTTGCTGCGCGCCTACGTCTGGGCCAAGGACGCCCTCACCGCGCGCATGATGCACTTCGACCTCAACCTCGCCATCAAGGAACGCTTCGACCGCGAAGGCGTGGAGATCCCCTACCCGCACCGCACCGTGGTGCATAAATACGAGGGCGGAGCACCGCCGGGCCATGGGCATGAAGCGGGTGCATAG
- a CDS encoding VOC family protein: protein MNGIFHLAFATTDLKRIKAFYGKFLGCKEGRSAATWVDYDFFGHQLTIQEVPKLIKTARIYNPKSPASPTGVPSDHWGIVLSMSDWKKLRDKLKKVGLPFLIEPRTVMKGEVGEQVSLFIEDPDGHAIEFKAFADPDAVFQRD, encoded by the coding sequence ATGAACGGCATCTTCCACCTCGCCTTCGCCACCACCGACCTCAAACGCATCAAGGCCTTCTACGGCAAGTTCCTCGGCTGCAAGGAGGGCCGCAGCGCCGCCACCTGGGTGGACTACGACTTCTTCGGCCACCAGCTCACCATCCAGGAGGTGCCCAAGCTGATCAAGACCGCCCGCATCTACAATCCGAAGAGCCCCGCCTCACCCACGGGCGTGCCCAGCGACCACTGGGGCATCGTGCTGTCCATGAGCGACTGGAAGAAGCTGCGCGACAAGCTCAAGAAGGTGGGGCTGCCGTTCCTGATCGAGCCCCGCACCGTGATGAAGGGCGAGGTGGGCGAACAGGTGAGCCTCTTCATCGAGGACCCCGACGGTCATGCCATCGAGTTCAAGGCCTTCGCCGACCCCGACGCGGTCTTTCAGCGGGACTGA
- the pepE gene encoding dipeptidase PepE, which translates to MRLLLLSNSTLPGEPFMQWPRPHLSAFLPAPARIAFVPYAAVTFTFDAYADAVAAPFAELGHTLESVHRSDDPAAVVDAADAVAVGGGNTFQLLRLLYKHDLLRAIRRRVREGMPYVGWSAGSNVACPTIMTTNDMPITEPPSFRALDLVPFQINPHYTDARLEGHGGETRDQRLAEFLVANPQRRVIGLREGSLLHVTDERMRLVGRPARLFRAGTDAVELAEGADLRVDLAGH; encoded by the coding sequence ATGCGACTCCTGCTGCTGAGCAATTCCACGCTTCCCGGCGAGCCCTTCATGCAGTGGCCCCGTCCGCACCTGTCCGCCTTTCTGCCCGCACCCGCGCGCATCGCCTTCGTGCCCTACGCCGCCGTCACCTTCACCTTCGATGCCTATGCCGATGCGGTGGCCGCACCCTTCGCCGAACTGGGCCACACCCTGGAGAGCGTGCATCGCAGCGACGATCCCGCGGCCGTGGTGGACGCGGCCGACGCCGTCGCGGTGGGCGGGGGCAACACCTTCCAGCTGCTGCGGCTGCTGTACAAGCACGATCTGCTGCGCGCCATCCGCCGCCGGGTGCGCGAGGGCATGCCCTATGTCGGCTGGAGCGCGGGAAGCAATGTGGCCTGCCCCACGATCATGACCACCAACGACATGCCCATCACCGAGCCGCCCAGCTTCCGCGCGCTCGACCTGGTGCCGTTCCAGATCAACCCGCATTACACCGATGCCCGGCTGGAAGGTCATGGTGGCGAGACCCGCGACCAGCGGCTGGCCGAGTTCCTGGTGGCGAACCCGCAACGCCGTGTGATCGGCCTGCGCGAAGGTTCCCTGTTGCACGTGACCGACGAGCGGATGCGGCTCGTGGGCCGTCCCGCACGCCTGTTCCGTGCCGGGACCGACGCGGTGGAGCTCGCCGAGGGCGCCGATCTGCGCGTGGACCTGGCCGGCCACTGA
- a CDS encoding DUF1573 domain-containing protein — MRKRHTLLLLLLLPTALFGQGLAQWIAWGDAAFARGDHYGASRFYGEALKREPGRMALQWKQAEACRLSDQYPEAAALYDRVYRKDMGRQYPDALRWQGEMQLCAGDHSAALATWRKVLQKEKDRGSRTAERAANAIRGCALADSLARSTPTISVEHLPEPLNSFASEFAARPDSSGALVLSSLRGELADDNTVVDTNAYHVAIYRSAAAGEAWSSPAHYPDSVPGEDRANGSWSLDGRRFHFTRCVNGDCGIVVQDLASGEVRPLEGLGDGHHTQPMVASVDGVERLFFTSDRAGGVGGMDLWWGRLEGGTVTDLYPLPGAVNTRGNETCPHFDPASGTLSFSSDHLPGIGGYDIFTSTRQDDVFGAPLHAGVPVNSPANDLYPVMDGRTGVGYLTSNRVGSLAKKGETCCSDIYRVRLPAPLVAQEPPPPADTVHSTRQRLADLRSKLPVRLYFHNDEPDPRSWKKTTDRSYPATFTDYEALLPRYRAELHDPAAAAAFERFFIEEVRKGLDDLNAAAVVLREAMEQGQRIELVVRGFASPLAKSDYNANLSLRRIQSVVNHLRSIDGGFFIPFLEGTAPNGGLLTITPAPFGEEKAATGVSDALGDVQRSVYSVEAARERRIEIEQLLEVPAEGVTVQVDRTLVDLGRIPIGAEQQLRFHLHNRGTRPLLLIEVESDCGCTTAKPTANLIAPGGSTSLDITFNGRAQEGAMMRRVRVLTDGEPSEIFLTITGTMVPD; from the coding sequence ATGAGGAAGCGCCACACGCTGCTGCTGCTGCTGCTCCTGCCCACGGCCCTGTTCGGCCAGGGGCTCGCCCAGTGGATCGCCTGGGGCGATGCCGCCTTCGCGCGCGGCGACCACTACGGTGCGTCACGCTTCTATGGTGAAGCCCTGAAGCGCGAACCCGGTCGCATGGCCCTGCAATGGAAACAGGCCGAGGCCTGCCGCCTGAGCGATCAATACCCCGAGGCCGCCGCCTTGTACGACCGCGTGTACCGGAAGGACATGGGACGGCAGTACCCCGACGCCCTGCGCTGGCAGGGTGAGATGCAGCTCTGCGCCGGCGATCACTCAGCCGCGCTGGCCACCTGGCGAAAGGTGCTGCAGAAGGAGAAGGACAGGGGATCGCGCACGGCGGAGCGTGCGGCCAATGCCATCCGTGGCTGCGCCCTCGCCGACAGCCTGGCGCGCAGTACCCCCACCATCAGCGTGGAGCACCTGCCCGAGCCGCTGAACAGCTTCGCGAGCGAGTTCGCCGCCCGGCCGGACAGCTCCGGGGCGCTGGTCCTGAGCTCGCTGCGCGGCGAGCTGGCCGATGACAACACCGTGGTGGACACCAACGCCTACCATGTGGCCATCTACCGCAGCGCAGCGGCCGGTGAGGCCTGGTCGAGCCCCGCGCATTACCCGGACAGCGTGCCGGGCGAGGACCGCGCGAACGGCAGCTGGAGCCTCGATGGACGCCGCTTCCACTTCACTCGCTGTGTGAACGGCGACTGCGGCATCGTGGTACAGGACCTGGCCTCGGGCGAGGTCCGTCCGCTGGAGGGCCTGGGCGATGGCCATCATACACAGCCGATGGTGGCTTCGGTGGACGGCGTGGAACGCCTCTTCTTCACGAGCGACCGCGCCGGCGGTGTGGGCGGCATGGACCTCTGGTGGGGCCGCCTGGAAGGCGGTACGGTCACGGACCTCTATCCGTTGCCCGGTGCGGTGAACACCCGCGGCAACGAGACCTGCCCGCATTTCGACCCCGCCAGCGGCACGCTCTCCTTCAGTTCCGACCACCTTCCGGGCATCGGTGGATACGACATCTTCACCAGCACCCGGCAGGACGACGTGTTCGGCGCTCCGCTGCATGCGGGGGTGCCCGTGAACAGCCCTGCGAACGACCTCTACCCCGTGATGGACGGCCGCACGGGCGTGGGCTATCTCACCAGCAACCGCGTGGGTTCCCTGGCGAAGAAGGGCGAGACCTGCTGCAGCGACATCTACCGGGTGCGCCTGCCCGCCCCGCTGGTGGCCCAGGAGCCACCGCCGCCGGCCGACACCGTGCACAGCACCCGGCAACGGCTGGCGGACCTGCGCAGCAAGCTGCCCGTACGCCTCTACTTCCATAACGACGAGCCCGACCCGCGCAGCTGGAAGAAGACCACGGACCGCAGCTATCCGGCCACCTTCACGGACTACGAAGCGCTGCTGCCGCGCTACCGTGCCGAGCTGCATGATCCGGCCGCCGCGGCCGCTTTTGAACGCTTCTTCATCGAGGAGGTGCGCAAGGGACTGGACGACCTGAACGCCGCCGCCGTGGTGCTGCGCGAAGCCATGGAACAAGGTCAGCGGATCGAGCTCGTCGTGCGCGGCTTCGCCAGCCCGCTGGCCAAGAGCGACTACAACGCCAACCTGTCGTTGCGCCGCATCCAGAGCGTGGTGAACCATCTGCGCAGCATTGACGGCGGCTTCTTCATCCCGTTCCTGGAAGGCACCGCTCCGAACGGCGGCCTGCTCACCATCACCCCGGCGCCCTTCGGTGAGGAGAAGGCCGCCACGGGAGTGAGCGATGCACTGGGCGATGTGCAGCGGTCCGTGTACAGCGTGGAGGCCGCGCGGGAGCGCCGCATCGAGATCGAACAACTGCTCGAGGTCCCCGCCGAAGGCGTCACCGTGCAGGTGGACCGCACCCTGGTGGACCTGGGCCGCATCCCCATCGGCGCGGAGCAACAACTGCGCTTCCATCTGCATAACCGCGGAACACGACCACTGCTGTTGATCGAGGTGGAGTCCGACTGCGGATGCACCACGGCAAAGCCGACCGCGAACCTGATCGCTCCGGGCGGCAGCACCTCCCTGGACATCACCTTCAACGGCCGTGCGCAGGAAGGGGCCATGATGCGGCGCGTCCGCGTGCTCACCGACGGCGAACCGTCGGAGATCTTCCTCACCATCACCGGCACCATGGTGCCCGACTGA
- a CDS encoding arginine decarboxylase yields MKTRYIDLIEQTFDFPKDEFGLDGDHLTWNGVDLVPLLEKYGTPVRITYLPKIGEKIDLARASFAKAFKEHDYQGEYTYFYCTKSNHFSYIIDKVLDKGVNLETSSAYDMEMIELLLERGRMPKDAIILCNGFKDERYIRNIGRLANAGLRVMPIIDNMAEIYQLDEVITGPCDIGIRIAAEEAPKFEFYTSRLGIGYKDIIPFYMRNVSKQRKFRLKLMHFFINTGITDTAYYWNELSKCVNVYCDLKKLCPTLDTLDIGGGLPIKNSLNFSFDLDYMIGEITGRIKDICAENKVKEPHIYSEFGSFTVSDSGATFFSIVHQKKQNEKERWNMIDGSFMTTLPDTWAISKRFIMLPVNNWADEYERVFLGGMTCDSDDYYNSEQHINAIYLPRFREDRRQFIGFFNTGAYQDTLGGFGGIQHCLIPKPKHVLLDRAADGSLTDRLFAPEQSAERMLQLLGYLPQEEAVRK; encoded by the coding sequence ATGAAGACCCGCTACATCGACCTCATCGAGCAGACCTTCGACTTCCCGAAGGACGAGTTCGGTCTGGACGGCGACCACCTCACCTGGAACGGCGTGGACCTGGTGCCCCTGCTGGAGAAGTACGGCACCCCGGTGCGCATCACCTACCTGCCGAAGATCGGCGAGAAGATCGACCTGGCCCGCGCCAGCTTCGCCAAGGCCTTCAAGGAGCACGACTACCAGGGCGAGTACACCTACTTCTACTGCACCAAAAGCAACCACTTCAGCTACATCATCGACAAGGTGCTGGACAAGGGCGTGAACCTGGAGACCAGCAGCGCCTATGACATGGAGATGATCGAGCTCCTGCTGGAGCGCGGCCGCATGCCCAAGGACGCCATCATCCTGTGCAACGGCTTCAAGGACGAGCGCTACATCCGCAACATCGGCCGCCTGGCCAACGCCGGCCTGCGCGTGATGCCCATCATCGACAACATGGCCGAGATCTACCAGCTGGACGAGGTGATCACCGGCCCCTGCGACATCGGCATCCGCATCGCCGCCGAGGAGGCGCCCAAGTTCGAGTTCTACACCAGCCGCCTGGGCATCGGCTACAAGGACATCATCCCCTTCTACATGCGCAACGTCAGCAAGCAGCGGAAGTTCCGCCTCAAGCTGATGCACTTCTTCATCAACACCGGCATCACCGACACGGCCTACTACTGGAACGAGCTCAGCAAGTGCGTCAACGTGTACTGCGACCTCAAGAAGCTCTGCCCCACCCTGGACACCCTCGACATCGGCGGTGGCCTGCCCATCAAGAACAGCCTCAACTTCAGCTTCGACCTCGACTACATGATCGGCGAGATCACCGGCCGCATCAAGGACATCTGCGCCGAGAACAAGGTGAAGGAGCCCCACATCTACAGCGAGTTCGGCAGCTTCACCGTCAGCGACAGCGGCGCCACCTTCTTCAGCATCGTGCACCAGAAGAAGCAGAACGAGAAGGAGCGCTGGAACATGATCGACGGAAGCTTCATGACCACCCTGCCCGACACCTGGGCCATCAGCAAGCGCTTCATCATGCTGCCGGTGAACAACTGGGCCGACGAGTATGAGCGCGTGTTCCTGGGCGGCATGACCTGCGACAGCGACGACTACTACAACAGCGAACAGCACATCAACGCCATCTACCTGCCGCGCTTCCGCGAGGACCGCCGCCAGTTCATCGGCTTCTTCAACACGGGCGCCTACCAGGACACCCTGGGCGGTTTCGGCGGCATCCAGCATTGCCTGATCCCCAAGCCCAAGCACGTGCTGCTGGACCGCGCCGCGGACGGCTCGCTCACCGACCGCCTCTTCGCCCCCGAACAGAGCGCCGAACGCATGCTGCAACTGCTGGGCTACCTGCCCCAGGAGGAAGCGGTGCGGAAATAG